The following proteins are co-located in the Paramormyrops kingsleyae isolate MSU_618 unplaced genomic scaffold, PKINGS_0.4 ups393, whole genome shotgun sequence genome:
- the LOC140587589 gene encoding uncharacterized protein, which yields MDNYILFRDHKRVTMREDDMTLDKIGRIFQVSAQSLYLTEESNTAIFPLSTGIFSTFNLTPRAHYEVHGDGANVDASTPPQFTGAGTTQRFSFSRPSAALGSPAASSSFAVSSAVPPRASMTRSFQRSVFIADSVNGKLRPSKMVVIRFLESEATVLGILSKVQEALGSYDPLVLTDAQGNEVLDSEGTRGSIYWKQNARKVIAVAETEFAELQSGKRRRSRKEDDTAGLNDVYEKIEEVILAAQSLPDVTVAIKRLSEMTSREQVACILTEAQAEQVRAAFSCTVCKGM from the exons ATGGACAATTATATCCTTTTTAGGGACCACAAACGGGTCACCATGAGAGAGGATGATATGACGCTAGATAAAATTGGAAGAATTTTCCAG GTATCAGCACAAAGCCTTTATTTAACGGAAGAGTCAAACACAGCCATATTCCCGTTGTCCACGGGGATATTCAGCACGTTCAACCTTACACCACGGGCTCATTATGAAGTTCACGGAGACGGTGCTAATGTGGATGCGAGCACCCCACCACAGTTCACAGGCGCAGGCACCACCCAGCGCTTCTCCTTTTCCCGCCCAAGTGCTGCTCTGGGTTCACCCGCTGCTTCAAGTTCATTTGCCGTTTCTTCTGCTGTTCCTCCACGAGCCTCGATGACTCGCTCATTTCAGCG ATCTGTGTTCATTGCTGACTCGGTGAATGGCAAACTAAGACCAAGCAAAATGGTGGTGATCCGATTCTTGGAGAGCGAGGCTACTGTGCTGGGCATACTTAGTAAAGTCCAAGAGGCTCTTGGAAGCTATGACCCATTAGTCCTCACAGATGCACAGGGTAATGAAGTTCTAGATTCTGAGGGAACAAGAG GATCCATCTACTGGAAACAAAATGCCCGCAAAGTTATTGCTGTAGCAGAGACTGAATTTGCAGAATTGCAAAGTGGCAAAAGAAGAAGATCAAG AAAAGAGGATGACACTGCCGGCCTGAACGATGTCTATGAGAAGATTGAAGAGGTGATTCTTGCTGCCCAAAGTCTTCCGGATGTGACGGTGGCAATTAAAAGACTTTCTGAGATGACCAGCAGAGAACAAGTGGCATGTATCTTAACAGAAGCACAGGCTGAGCAAGTGCGAGCTGCTTTCAGCTGTACTGTGTGCAAAGGTATGTAG